In the Kwoniella shandongensis chromosome 1, complete sequence genome, one interval contains:
- a CDS encoding pre-mRNA-processing ATP-dependent RNA helicase PRP5, with product MPRSPRRSRSPEPRPSGSGAGGTSRRGYRSPSPSSSSRYDRSHAHPTSSSTRRPDRKGSSSRYDDEYYSSSRDRDRDRYGSRDGDRDRTRDRDRHRGEDDRDRRRDDHRDRDRRSRPDDRDSAYDRRRESDRDRDRDPRRGELQSNGHASRSPDPSRLPPKPMTAVRTPLTAADSPAGSPAPETEEDKKRKAKERLEAWKKQRALKEGKAATPDVKSTPGSPAPPPPSRTTGGLPPKPSAPTAFSLSRIGLPLKAGPTPLKRSIAFDEEETSDRKLQKLDLPEVNPEVQSGDAAQVEAVGDDLAVAELEEHEAEDVKPDINGTSDKMEVDKKEDVKVVAKEKEEEEEDPLDAFMRENVQQVVDVNAADAKRLGLRTAGDESDNEEEVKVATEDKLAEAEALLQQAAAKSRKKDLPTPDHSKIDYEPFQKAFYHPPLEVMEMDEEEAELLRLEMDGIKIRGTDAPRPVKNWGAFGLPTGCLDVIRRHGWETPTSIQAQAIPAIMSGRDVIGIAKTGSGKTIAFLLPMFRHVRDQRPVSGGEGPIAVIMSPTRELASQIYKESQAFYKALGLRVTCCVGGSSISEDIAAMKKGAEIVVCTPGRMIDLLTANNGRVTNLRRVTYIVMDEADRMFDMGFEPQVMKIVNNVRPDAQKVLFSATFPKTMESLARRILVKPLEITVGGRSVVAPEIDQRVEVRDTDSKFTRLLEILGEMGEAHKEEDDFRSLIFVDRQESADDLFRELLQRGYVCASLHGGKEQVDRDEAIKNFKNGDVPIIVATSVAARGLDVKELKLVINYDCPNHMEDYVHRAGRTGRAGNTGTCITFITPEQEKFSVDILRALEASKAFIPDDLKKMSDNFLGKIKSGKARAAGSGFAGKGLEKLERKREEKDRAEKHTYGDTSEALSLASREGAVIPYKPKTTNEFKVPENSHKGEADYTFTEIKVEIVHGPAPDRVQAAAPAYNSKAAMAALPAQTLAALERAKSEGRHVDAANLAKVVAKLTQSIELTKAEKLGLAQPSNAPRLGPGAKTKDPDATDYHALFPINDYPQKARWKATNKEQMTLLQEISGASITMKGVYYPPGEEPGAGQEPKLSLLIESNDEMRVRAAVDEIRRVLVEGSVQALNNADRAPGAAARYNV from the exons ATGCCTCGATCACCACGAAGGTCCCGTTCGCCCGAACCCAGACCATCCGGTAGTGGTGCTGGAGGTACTTCTCGCAGGGGATATCGAAGtccatccccttcttcttcttctcggtaCGATAGATCTCATGCTCATCCTACGAGTTCTTCGACAAGACGTCCTGATAGAAAaggttcttcttctcgatacGATGACGAGTATTACTCGTCTTCCCGTGATAGGGACAGGGACAGATATGGTAGTAGAGATGGTGATAGGGATAGGACGAGGGACAGAGACAGACATCgtggtgaggatgatcgtgatAGACGAAGGGATGACCACCGAGATCGTGATCGACGTTCTCGTCCTGATGATAGAGACTCCGCATACGACAGACGAAGGGAGTCAGACCGAGACAGAGATAGGGATCCTCGAAGAGGGGAATTACAATCGAACGGACACGCTTCTCGTTCCCCTGATCCATCTCGACTACCTCCTAAACCTATGACGGCGGTCCGAACTCCCTTGACAGCTGCAGATAGTCCCGCCGGCTCACCTGCGCCTGAGACTGAGGAAGATAAGAAGCGAAAGGcgaaagagagattggaggcATGGAAGAAGCAAAGAGCGTTAAAGGAGGGTAAAGCAGCTACGCCAGATGTAAAGTCAACACCGGGAAGTCCagctccgccaccaccatcacGGA CTACTGGTGGTCTACCTCCTAAACCTTCCGCGCCGACGGCTTTCTCCCTATCTCGAATTGGTTTACCGTTAAAGGCCGGACCAACTCCACTCAAACGATCTATCGCtttcgacgaagaagaaacgtCTGATCGAAAATTGCAAAAGCTCGACTTACCAGAAGTCAATCCGGAAGTCCAAAGCGGTGACGCAGCGCAGGTCGAAGCGGTAGGGGACGATCTGGCCGTCgcggagctggaggaacacgaagcggaagatgtTAAGCCGGACATCAACGGTACATCAGATaagatggaagtggacaagaaggaagatgtgaaGGTAGTCgcaaaggagaaagaagaagaagaagaggatccaTTGGACGCGTTTATGCGAGAGAACGTACAGCAGGTTGTGGATGTGAATGCGGCCGACGCAAAGCGATTAGGACTACGCACCGCGGGTGATGAGAGCGAcaatgaggaagaagtgaaggTTGCCACCGAGGATAAactggcagaagcagaagctctCTTGCA ACAAGCCGCAGCCAAATCTCGAAAGAAggatcttccaactcctgATCACTCGAAAATCGATTATGAGCCATTCCAAAAGGCTTtctaccatcctcctctcgaggtcatggagatggacgaagaggaggcagaACTTTTGCGACTTGAGATGGACGGTATCAAAATCCGTGGTACAGATGCGCCACGGCCTGTAAAGAACTGGGGAGCGTTCGGTCTACCAACTGGCTG CCTCGACGTGATCCGACGCCATGGATGGGAAactcccacttccattcAAGCGCAAGCTATCCCCGCAATCATGTCTGGTCGAGATGTAATCGGTATCGCAAAGACAGGTTCAGGAAAGACTATCGCTTTCCTTTTGCCGATGTTCCGACATGTCAGAGATCAGAGACCGGTCAGCGGTGGTGAAGGGCCGATTGCAGTGATCATGTCACCAACTAGAGAATTGGCGTCTCAGATCTACAAGGAGTCGCAGGCGTTCTACAAGGCGCTTGgattgagg GTCACATGTTGCGTGGGAGGTTCCTCTATTAGTGAAGACATCGCtgcgatgaagaagggagcgGAGATCGTTGTGTGCACGCCTGGACGAATGATCGACCTTCTCACCGCCAATAACGGTCGAGTAACAAACTTGCGTCGTGTCACATACATTGTGATGGATGAAGCGGATCGAATGTTCGATATGGGTTTCGAACCTCAAGTCATGAAGATCGTCAACAATGTCCGACCGGACGCGCAGAAGGTGCTCTTCTCCGCTACTTTCCCTAAAACCATGGAATCGCTCGCTCGACGAATCCTCGTCAAGCCCCTTGAGATCACTGTCGGTGGACGTTCCGTCGTTGCGCCAGAGATCGATCAGCGAGTCGAGGTTCGAGATACCGACTCCAAGTTCACTCGACTGCTGGAGATCCTcggtgagatgggagaagcacacaaggaggaagacgatttcAGATCGTTGATCTTTGTCGACAGACAAGAGTCGGCCGACGATCTATTCCGAGAACTCCTACAGAGAGGATATGTCTGTGCATCGCTGCATGGTGGAAAGGAACAGGTGGACAGAGACGAGGCCATCAAGAACTTCAAGAACGGCGATGTGCCTATTATAGTGGCTACGTCCGTTGCCGCGAGAGGTTTGGATGTGAAAGAGCTAAAATTGGTtatc AATTACGACTGTCCCAACCATATGGAGGATTACGTTCACCGAGCAGGTCGTACTGGTCGAGCCGGTAACACCGGAACGTGTATCACCTTTATCACGCCCGAGCAGGAGAAGTTCTCTGTCGACATTCTGAGAGCATTAGAGGCGAGCAAGGCCTTCATTCCTGATGATCTGAAAAAGATGTCCGATA ATTTCCTTGGCAAGATCAAATCTGGAAAAGCTCGAGCAGCCGGAAGTGGATTTGCGGGTAAAGGTCTGGAGAAACTTGAGCGAaagcgagaggagaaggatcgaGCGGAGAAACATACATATGGAGACACCTCTGAGGCTCTGTCACTGGCATCTCGAGAGGGCGCTGTCATCCCATACAAGCCCAAAACGACGAACGAGTTCAAGGTCCCGGAGAACTCACACAAGGGAGAGGCCGACTATACTTTCACCGAAATCAAGGTGGAAATCGTGCATGGTCCTGCTCCGGATCGGGTTCAAGCCGCTGCACCTGCCTACAACTCGAAAGCAGCTATGGCCGCGTTACCTGCGCAAACACTTGCAGCTTTGGAGCGAGCCAAAAGCGAAGGACGACATGTCGACGCTGCCAACCTCGCCAAGGTGGTTGCGAAACTCACTCAATCGATCGAGCTTACCAAAGCTGAAAAATTGGGATTGGCTCAACCTTCCAACGCACCGAGATTGGGTCCAGGGGCAAAGACGAAAGACCCCGACGCGACGGATTATCATGCTTTGTTCCCGATCAACGATTATCCTCAAAAGGCGAGATGGAAGGCTACGAACAAGGAACAGATGACTTTGTTGCAAGAAATTTCGGGAGCGAGTATCACGATGAAGGGTGTATACTATCCGCCTGGGGAAGAACCTGGTGCTGGGCAAGAACCCAaattgagcttgttgatTGAGAgcaatgatgagatgagagtgagggCCGCGGTGGATGAGATCAGACGAGTTCTGGTCGAGGGATCCGTCCAAGCATTGAAC AACGCCGACCGAGCTCcaggagcagcagcgagATATAATGTAtaa
- a CDS encoding valine-tRNA ligase — MSTEENKVAPPPELLPAEQANPAEPIADSAATEGGEGVVKESKKGAKKEAKRLEKLAKAAAKGPTAVQQPKKDKAEKKEKKVEAAPAEEWVNPTPKGEKKDVSGNLPSGYDPIQVEAAHYEWWNSKGFFKPRYGPDGKPLEKGTFSITFPPPNVTGNLHIGHALTISIQDAMIRWKRMQGYTVLYLPGYDHAGIATQAVVEQRLMKTEGHSRHHYGREKFLEKVWEWKEQYQEKITAQMTRLGGSFDWDRVAFTMDDSLSAAVKEAFVLMHEKGLLYRANRLVNWCVYLNTSLSNLEVDQLALTGRTLMNVKGYDAKERFEFGVITSFAYPIEDSDEKIVVATTRPETMLGDTAVAVHPDDPRYTHLHGKYVIHPFNGRRIPIITDAITVDMNFGTGAVKITPAHDPNDFECGQRNNLEFINLMNDDGTYNENAGQYKGMKRFHIRNAIIKDLKEKGLYVEQKDNEMQIPICSRSGDVVEQILKPQWWISCKPMAEEALKRTRAGELEVKPKTSAGDWIRWLENIQDWCVSRQLWWGHRCPAYLLKFDGEAPDTADNNNWIVAKSLEEAEVKAKERAQGRKYTLEQDEDVLDTWFSSGLWPFSTMGWPSKTADMEHFYPNSVLETGWDIIFFWVARMVFFGNALTDKMPFKEVYCHPMVRDAFGRKMSKSLGNVIDPLDVVTGQNLQKLHNDLRMGNLPEKEIIKAEDGQKKLFPKGIPQCGTDALRFTLCNYTSGGRDINMDIGRVEGYRKFCNKLWNATKFCLFRMDLVNLDGVRQQSSFVPNASPLPTGQEGLVEKWLFHKLNIASAAVSEALENRDFSDATNAAYQYFLNDLCDVFIEATKPLFEANVDSAAKVSAQNTLYTCLEGGLKLLHPFMPYVTEDLWQRLPRRQGDDCETIMLAPFPEKLAEQEFPEAAAQFDLVVECIKSARSIVGLYNLPTNGKTVEDKITVIIQAKNAEQRKLLESQESIIIGLTKGCGTLKFIVDDAEVPKGCGTEFVTTDINVHIPVQGKVDAAAEVDKLEKKSAIVEGSKVKLQKVIEQPNYETTIREDVRAVNAEKMEKIETEIETLRLALERFKSLL; from the exons ATGTCGACCGAGGAGAATAAGgtcgctcctcctcccgagCTCTTGCCAGCAGAGCAGGCCAACCCGGCTGAGCCAATTGCTGATAGTGCAGCAAccgagggtggtgaaggcgTTGTGAAAGAGTCAAAGAAGGGAG ccaagaaggaggcTAAACGACTCGAGAAGCTCGCAAAGGCCGCTGCCAAGGGTCCTACTGCTGTCCAGCAGCCCAAAAAGGACAaggctgagaagaaggagaagaaggttgaggcTGCTCCCGCCGAGGAATGGGTCAACCCGACTCCTAAGggcgagaagaaag ATGTCTCCGGAAACCTTCCCTCCGGCTACGACCCTATTCAGGTCGAAGCTGCTCACTATGAGTGGTGGAACTCCAAGGGGTTCTTCAAGCCTCGATATGGTCCGGATGGAAAGCCCTTGGAAAAGGGTACTTTCTCTATcaccttccctcctcccaacGTTACCGGTAACCTGCATATTGGACACGCTTTGACAATCTCGATCCAGGACGCTATGAtccgatg GAAACGAATGCAAGGTTACACTGTCTTGTATCTTCCTGGTTACGATCACGCTGGTATCGCTACTCAAGCAGTTGTCGAGCAAAGATTGATGAAAACCGAGGGTCACTCAAGACATCATTATGGACGAGAGAAGTTCTTGGAGAAGGtgtgggagtggaaggagcA GTACCAAGAGAAGATCACCGCCCAAATGACTAGATTAGGAGGATCTTTCGACTGGGACCGTGTTGCTTTCACCATGGATGAC TCTCTCAGCGCAGCAGTCAAGGAGGCCTTCGTTCTCATGCACGAGAAAGGTCTTCTGTACCGAGCGAACCGACTTGTCAACTGGTGTGTCTACCTCAACACCAGTTTGTCAaacctcgag GTCGATCAACTTGCCTTGACTGGTCGTACTCTTATGAATGTGAAGGGATACGACGCAAAGGAGAGATTCGAGTTCGGTGTCATTACCTCTTTCGCTTACCCTATTGAGGattctg acgagaagatcgttgtTGCTACTACCCGTCCCGAGACCATGCTCGGAGACACGGCTGTTGCTGTCCACCCTGACGATCCCCGTTACACA CATCTGCATGGCAAATACGTCATTCACCCCTTCAACGGTCGACGAATCCCTATCATCACTGACGCTATCACCGTTGACATGAACTTCGGTACTGGTGCCGTCAAGATCACCCCAGCTCATGACCCCAACGATTTCGAATGTGGTCAAAGAAATAACCTTGAGTTCATTAACTTGATGAACGACGACGGAACATATAACGAGAACGCCGGGCagtacaag GGTATGAAACGATTCCACATCAGAAACGCTATCATCAAGgacctcaaggagaagggccTGTATGTGGAGCAGAAGGACAACGAGATGCAAATCCCCATCTGCTC TCGATCCGGTGACGTTGTCGAGCAAATCCTCAAACCCCAATGGTGGATCAGCTGTAAGCCTATGGCAGAGGAGGccttgaag CGAACGAGAGCGGGCGAGCTCGAGGTCAAGCCCAAGACATCTGCGGGTGACTGGATCAGATGGTTGGAGAACATCCAGGACTGGTGTGTCTCCCGACAGCTTTGGTGGGGTCACCGATGTCCTGCTTATCTCCTCAAATTTGATGGCGAGGCTCCGGAT ACTGCGGATAATAACAATTGGATTGTCGCAAAGAGCTTAGAGGAGGCCGAAGTGAAGGCCAAGGAGCGTGCTCAAGGACGAAAATACACTCTCGAGCAAGACGAGGATGTCTTGGACACCTGGTTCTCGTCAGGTCTTTGGCCCTTCTCAACTATGGGATGGCCCTCAAAG ACCGCCGACATGGAGCACTTCTACCCCAACTCTGTTCTTGAGACAGGATGggatatcatcttcttctgggTTGCCCGAATGGTCTTCTTCGGTAACGCTCTCACCGACAAGATGCCCTTCAAGGAGGTCTACTGTCACCCTATGGTTCGAGACGCTTTCGGACGAAAGATGTCTAAGTCACTCGGAAACGTCATCGACCCTCTCGACGTCGTCACCGGTCAGAACTTGCAAAAGCTGCATAATGATCTCAGGATGGGTAACTTGcccgagaaggagatcatcaagGCGGAAGATGGACAGAAGAAGTTGTTCCCTAAGGGTATCCCCCAATGTGGTACAGATGCTCTGAGATTCACCCTCTGTAACTACACTTCTGGTG GACGAGACATCAACATGGACATCGGTCGAGTTGAGGGCTACAGAAAGTTCTGTAACAAGCTTTGGAACGCTACCAAGTTCTGTCTTTTCCGAATGgatctcgtcaacctcgacggTGTCCGACAACAAAGCAGCTTCGTTCCCAACGCATCTCCATTG CCTACTGGACAAGAGGGTCTTGTTGAGAAGTGGTTGTTCCACAAGCTCAACATTGCCAGCGCCGCTGTTTCCGAAGCCTTGGAGAACCGGGATTTCTCCGACGCCACCAACGCTGCCTACCAATACTTCCTTAACGACCTCTGTGACGTTTTCATC GAGGCTACCAAACCCCTCTTCGAGGCCAACGTGGACTCTGCTGCCAAGGTCTCCGCCCAAAACACCCTCTACACATGTCTCGAGGGTGGTCTTAAATTGTTGCACCCCTTCATGCCGTACGTCACTGAAGACTTGTGGCAACGTCTCCCCAGGCGACAGGGCGATGATTGCGAGACCATCATGTTGGCGCCCTTCCCCGAAAAG CTTGCCGAGCAAGAGTTCCCTGAAGCCGCGGCGCAATTCGATCTCGTTGTTGAGTGCATCAAGTCGGCTCGATCGATTGTTGGTTTGTACAACCTTCCCACGAACGGCAAGACCGTCGAGGACAAGATTACCG TCATCATCCAAGCCAAGAATGCGGAACAGCGAAAACTCCTCGAGTCACAAGAATCAATCATTATTGGTTTGACCAAGGGATGTGGGACGCTCAAAttcatcgtcgacgacgCTGAAGTTCCCAAGGGTTGTGGAACCGAGTTTGTCACCACCGACATCAACGTCCATATCCccgttcag GGCAAGGTCGATGCCGCTGCTGAAGTTgacaagctcgagaagaagtctgCAATTGTCGAAGGATCAAAGGTGAAATTGCAAAAAGTGATCGAACAACCCAACTACGAGACAACGATCAGGGAGGACGTCAGAGCCGTCAACGccgagaagatggagaagattgagacgGAGATTGAGACTCTCCGATTGGCGCTTGAACGATTCAAGTCGCTCTTGTAG
- a CDS encoding serine/threonine-protein phosphatase PP1, which produces MADPTSEIDLDSVIDRLLEVRGNRPGKSVSLAEYEIRYLCTKAREIFISQPILLELEAPIKICGDIHGQYYDLLRLFEYGGFPPEANYLFLGDYVDRGKQSLETICLLLAYKIKYPENFFILRGNHECASINRIYGFYDECKRRYNIKLWKTFTDCFNCLPIAAIIDEKIFTMHGGLSPDLQSMEQIRRVMRPTDVPDTGLLCDLLWSDPDKDITGWSENDRGVSFTFGPDVVSRFLQKHDMDLICRAHQVVEDGYEFFAKRQLVTLFSAPNYCGEFDNAGAMMSVDDTLLCSFQILKPAEKKAPKYGGYGASGRRQ; this is translated from the exons ATGGCCGATCCCACCAGCGAGATTGATCTTGACTCCGTCATCGACCGTTTGTTAGAAG TCCGAGGTAACAGACCCGGAAAATCTGTTTCATTGGCAGAATACGAGATTAGATACCTTTGTACAAAGGCGAGGGAGATCTTCATCAGTCAACCTATCCTACTTGAACTCGAAGCGCCCATCAAGATATGCG GTGATATCCATGGCCAATACTATGACCTTCTCCGACTGTTCGAGTACGGCGGTTTCCCTCCCGAAGCAAACTACCTCTTCTTGGGTGATTACGTCGACCGAGGAAAACAATCCCTCGAAACCATCTGTCTCCTCCTGGCCTACAAGATCAAATACCCAGAAAACTTCTTCATCCTGAGAGGAAACCACGAATGTGCTAGTATCAACAGGATCTACGGGTTCTACGATGAGT GCAAGAGACGTTATAACATCAAGTTATGGAAGACTTTCACGGACTGCTTCAACTGTTTGCCCATCGccgccatcatcgacgagaagatcTTCACCATGCACGGTGGTTTA AGTCCCGATCTCCAAAGCATGGAGCAGATCCGACGTGTTATGCGACCGACAGATGTTCCCGACACTG GTCTCCTCTGCGACTTGCTCTGGTCCGATCCCGACAAGGATATCACAGGGTGGAGCGAGAACGATAGAGGTGTTTCTTTCACCTTTGGACCGGATGTGGTTTCGCGATTCCTGCAAAAGCATGATATGGACTTGATCTGTCGAGCGCATCAGGTCGTTGAGGACGGTTATGAATTCTTCGCCAAGCGACAATTGGTCACCCTTTTCTCTGCACCTAATTACTgtggcgag TTCGACAATGCCGGTGCGATGATGAGTGTGGATGACACTTTACTCTGTTCcttccaa ATTCTCAAACCCGCCGAGAAAAAGGCTCCGAAATACGGCGGATACGGTGCCAGCGGACGGCGTCAGTAA